The genomic region TCTGACTATTCAGTGTTTCCCATTGTACTCTGTTCTACTGGCAGTTGGACGAACAGCAATCGATTTTTTCAGTCTTGACGTCGAAGGTCATGAACTCAAAATCCTGGAGACCATTCCCTGGCATAAAGTCAGCATCAAAGTATATGtcaaaaaatttcttaagaaataaataaatacctgTTAATTTCCCATTTGTTTTACGAGCAAAGACGCTGACAGTGGAGTGGGACAACATACCGGAAGGAGAGGAAGCCTTGTCCAGTTTTATGGAAGCCAATGGATACATCAGGATCGGtgcatttgattttaaatggACACGAGATGTTATTTTCATTAAAGATTTAATCAATGCGTAATTTTGGCTGTTACCTATcccaaaatcaaacaacaagaaaaattaatggaGAGCAAGAGATGGATCAGTGCGCTTTGAAAAGGAACGGAGCTGATGCGTAAAGAGCGAAGCAACAAAGCACAACACCAAAGGGCTGTGAAGCTTTTCATTAGAAAAATACTGAGAGTTATCGACAATGAACGTGCATTAATGCAGAAACAGAAGGAGTTCAAGTTGCCCGAGTAGAAAAGACTGTGCTGCTCGACTGACTTCAgaaaatcgacaaaaaaaaatctttaaataaGAATATATAAGAACAATGTCAGTATTCAAAAAGCTCTAGCCTATTCAAATGAATAATGGTCAAGGACATTTCAATATCGTTTAGTGCGTCACTTCATAATAGCAAAcattctctgttttttttttaacgcaaaGGTGTTAAGTTAGGATAGCCATTAGACATACCTGATGCGAAAAATGGAACGGAGAAGTACTTAATTTTTCGTATTTCCTCCAGACAATGAAGTAAACACAATGCACTGGGTCTGTGTCATCGTTTCTCAGCTGTGTCTTAGGTTAATGTTCACCTGGCGCCATTTCACTGTTGCCACTTGATtatggtgtttttcttctatggCTGAGCGATTTCGGCTTGAATCTCaccctctctttttcattcgcACTTGATAAACTTGGCTTCAATCATTTTGCATATTTATGCCATAGCGAGCAAAGATGGTAATGTGCATACTGAACTCACgcaaaacttgaaaaaaaaaatatttatttgttttaaacgaCGATTTGTAACGCAACAATTGTTGTGCCGAGACACTTTGGATTTCTACCCGCGAATGCAAATGTGGCTAATGTCCCTGGCGAGATTTCAGTATAATGATCTTGTTGGGTTCTAAAAAAAGtcgtcctttctttttccccggAGGAAATGGGGATAGGAATAGGGATGGGAATAGGAAAGTTAATCAACCGTAACCGttgtaattatttaaatttcaacgcctatctcaaaaagaaaaagaaaaaatatccaACTGTGGGAATGggtgaaaaaatcaaaaacttttgaaaaggTTTCTCCTTTTGTCGTGAAACGTACCCTTCCcctacaaaatgaaaaaaaaaattgaaggaaaaaaggagaggatGCATACGGCGCATAAGTACAAGGGGCAAATGCTGTGAAATTGTgtttcacacacaaaataaactaaaggaGTTTAAGTTGGTCGTGACGAAAATATTGCAGGTTTCTAGATTGCGCTGCTTGGCTAACTTCAAATAATTCGCCATAGGTTTAAGAAAGATTCCTTAAAGTTGGAATGCCCTTGAGATTCATCGAGACTCGCTGATTTCGCTGTTTTCgagattcatttaaaattttaatgggACATTTTCAtcagcttaaaaaaaaaggatttacaaggataaattttaatattaacaaaaaaatgagttaAGATAagttttcgtcttcttctaaTAATGCAAAATGTTTCGCTTATTTATTCGTATCATTTACTATTACGTGCAACAACCAGAGTTGGATACATTTACATGACGGTTACGCTCCTTATAGAAGACGGGAATAGATTTTGGGCTTTTTATATTATGGCCAACGGCGATTTCAAGAGAATCATGTCCGATGTCTAGCGGGACTGCCTgaaatttctcttgttttaCCACACAGCAGTACAACAGTTCTTCATCGGATAATTTTTGGATCGATTTGATGCGGAATGTCGACTGGTGGAATCCAGGTTGTCCATTGGTGCTCTTCATTGGGTGTTGTTATTGGCAATCTTCTTGTTTACAAAGATGTACTATCATGGAGAGGAGGGGAAAACGAACAAACTCTTAAGAACAACGCATTAATTGGCAGGTAAtcggtaaaaagaaaaattgaaggaggaaatttcaaaagtaattcaaactggaaagaaaaagatacaaCAGACGTCCATTGTATAGATGATGTGTCCTTTTAGCAATAGGTCCACTCGGACGTGGTATTTGTTGGGCGACATTTTTGTGGACATGGAGTTTCCAATATATCCGTTGTATACATTCGCCTGCCGACAAAAAGGCCATCTTTCCTCTCCGTCGGAAATGGCTTACTATGCGGGATTTTTTCACAGCAGAAGCTATCGTGAGCTATCTGCATGTTGAGCGCATCAGAGTTTTTAGTTAAATTGTCTGAGAACTGAAATTATTTAAACAGGTTTACCATGCTAGTTGGAGCTATTGGCCAAAAGAGTCTGTTTAGTAATTTTTGGTCATAGTCGTACTCGTGCTGATGATTTTCATGAAACATTTTCTGCGCTGCGTCGACAATTATCGGACGATATTGGATCATTTTCACTCCCCAGCAACCTGCAATTGTTCAAAATGAGACCGTGTTCATGGTTTCCTTCGTAAAACAGCTACGAGTAAAAATGCAATTAACATCCAAGGAAGGTTACGCAGTGATGAGGATGGTCTCTCATGAGGTGAAAATTTCGGTCGCTAGCCAGCCATTCACGAACGGCGTCCTCTTCACGAGTTATGATCGCAGTGTCCGAGTCACGAGACATTAACATGTCCACCATCTCGTCCAGTAACGGTAGCTAATTGAACATTTTATATTATTGAATAACCCATGTATTTTCGACATCCAGTGATTTAACGTAACCTACCCATTATCACTTTTAGTTTTAGTAAAGGACTTACCCAGCGCCATGTCATGGCAAACAAGTCGGCCAAATTAAGTTTCTTGATCACCTCAGTTGCATTGCAGAGATCAATATGGTCTGCGAAAGCTATGCTGTTCTCAAGGATTTTCCATCCTTCATCATTGTCCATCGTTAGATTGTGATAAATCCTCACCACCCAGCCtttattaattaatttttattaattctttttaattaacCGATCTTTCTTCGCACATGATTATTCCTATTTTGCTTTCAATTTTGCTTACCTGGATAGGCCGTAGGAACGCTTTGGAGTGTCTCGTTAAagtattttaaatatttgctAGCAAAAACTGGCGATGATAAGTTGCCGTAAAATGAATAGCTAATGACTTTTTGATGTGGACCTCTTCGATCAGCATGGTGACCGCAAACTGATTTGAATGGGCCCCTATAACCATCACGAAAAGGGTTACCTCTTCTAAATTGATAATGCAAATCAACCGCAGGTAGGACGTGCATACACAAAACTATGACGGCCAGCCCCAGAAAGGCCAAAAAAACGGAACGTTGGGAAAAACAGCGGTTGAAGAGCCATTTCAAGTATCTCATGGTTTTACTCTCAGGTCTATAATGAGGTGCAGAAAATATCGGCCTCTGCTCGTGCACCCCCTTACCCGTCAACTGACATTATAATTTTGGCTGCCAGCTCCGCTTTACGACTATTTAATATCGGAGGGCGGAGCAATTCAAACACCTTTACTCACATCTTTCAGTATTCGTATGGTGTAGCATATAGCGTAAATGTAAACGGTAAACCGAACCCCATTCAATTGTAAATCGTTGACAGGTTGAGATAAATGAACGAGGAATTCGATAGTTTGTGCAAGAGTCAAATGATTTTGAGTTTTTCATCTACAACGAAATGTGAAAATCAAGAATGGAAGCATAGCGCTAAAATTATGACAATTACAATCCAAAGACGTGTGCCACTATAATTGATCTGTATTGCTAATGCGCAGTTGTTACGTGGCATTCTTTGCCGGCCTGGGCTAAGGTTGTGACCGGGTAAAGCAAAATTCCATCTCTTTCGTCGCAATCCCGGCTTTGCTCGTGCATAGCCCGATGAGATACGTATCGTCAAACAGGAAGTATGGCGTCGTTTGACAAGCTGCCAATAAAGGCTCCATCGTACTGCCTGCCATCAAAACAGCGGCTCCCATCGAATAAACGGAATACTCTCTCCACGGCCAAACATCCAGGCTAATTTCAAGCTTCCCGTCTAGACAATACACGAACTAGTATTGCGTGTCCCGGTCATCTGTCCTCCAATGACGGACAGGTGACATAAGTGATAATGATATTACTTTTAATTGCAAATTTACTTGCATATTATTTGACAGTTATTTTTTGAACCAAATAATGGTCTATGCCTGTCGATACTTTGCGCTTGCGATTATGTGAACGTTACGCACAGTAACGAGCTAGGCGGTGATATCTTGTGCTACACTATAGGCCCTTTTTACTGGAGTGCTGTACCTTAAACAAACACCTGAATTTCTGGGATGTCATCTTTTGACCTTGTTGGTAGACGTTCTCAACATTGGGCGTTTATAGGTAAACGCCCCTTGCGTGTTGTCAGCCAAATCGTATTGCATTGTCTAGATTTTTCGAGTTTGATCGGTAGCAATGACAAGAAAACGCCATTGTGTGCAATAATGACAAATCCTTTATGGTTTCTCTAAATTTCCCGTAATAGAACTTACGTTTCAGGTAAATAAGTTTACAAGACTGACCGTCTACTCTGCGATGGAGGAGCAAGAAAACGCAAAGGAGGTGGCAATATGTGGAGGTCAGGTTACCTTTTATTTTCGGCAAGAGAAAAATTGCTCtgtcatttttcaattcatgTTTATCTCATGTACGCACTCTGAGAGTGTGCCCACTTGGCTTTAACCACTTAAacatactttttttattttaaatgcaagtTAATGCGCCAACTCCCGCGGCTCATAACAAACCACAAAGATTCACACTATCTAAGTTAAGCgtggcagtttttttttctttccaatcgTAATTGTAATCCTTAATCCTATGCTGAAACACAAAATATGATTTATGATGAGCTGTATTCCCAGCGCTGCAGTTCCTAACCCCGGATAAAAGAAATCGTTACAGAGGACATACATAGAAGAATCTTGGCGTTGAAATCCACTCAGGGCCCACCCCTGCAGATATTCTTCAACGACGACAGTAATCGTGTCCCAAATGACCATTCTTGTATACCTGTCAACATTGGCTTGTTGGCATAAGCCTGTCACATtacattttaaataatatGGACTGAGAATACTACATACTTAAAGATATGAcgaattttgttgttgaacatttttattttcttgttatgTATAGCGGCATAGATGCTGTGAGTACGTTGTTCGATGGTTGGGCTCTGGAGGAACCAAATCATTTCTTGGTGAGGATGGACAGTCAAGCTTTGGTTAGACAGCGCAATCAGCTCATTTTTCAACAAGTTCTCGTATATTTGTAAACTGCTTGAGCCGACGACCATGTGATGAGCTGTTATGCCTTTCAATGGGAAACAATACACTAATAAATTTGGCGATCAAACACGAAACATGctaaacgaagaaaaacaatataCTGTAGCTGGGAGGCATTTGTTTGCGACTCACCAAGTAGGATGAAATCGAGCGTCTGACTGTCATCATTGGTAGATGACCACCGCTTAAAATCGGTGAAAAAAGTTATTAAATCATTTGTGATGAGGTTACGCCAGTAGAACAAAATCCGTAGGTTGTCTAAAAGGTGGATCGTCGCGTTGCGGTCCTCGGGAAATACTGCTCTAAAAGATACAACCCATGCTGCGTTCTTAAACGAATTCGGATTCATTTTCTATTATCTCATAATTTTATCTCTCAATTTGATAGGTTTCCAAAGACAGCCATCGTTTTCACTGGGCATACGTAAAAACATGATGGAACAAGCTGAAGTGGTATTCATAGTCTGCCAAATAGTTGCATTCAGAATAATGGCATATGACAGTTGGGATTAAGAATTAGTAAGGCGTTCGACTGTTGTAGGCAAAACAAGTACGTGCACGCAAGCAAAAGCTCTGCAAGTCAATCTTTCCGCCATTTCTATTTGCCTAGTGGAATAACTGTGCCCAAGCAATCTTCGTCGTACACTCACATAAACGAGCAAGCAATGTAGAATTATGCTAAATTTTTCTGTCGCAGTCAGGAATCCACCAAAAATATTAGAGAAACCTTCGTTAGGTGGCCTTTCGCAGACATgttaaatgaaatttgcaACAATAACAGCAGATAACAAAATCGACTCGGAGGAAACTGAGGTAGTGATGGCGAACAGTGTAGCCTCCTACAAAGGCGATGCCCATTGGCCATCTGTTTCTTTCGACCGAGAAGGAATCCAAACAGCGAATAACGTTATTGTTTGAATATTCTCGGAAAACTTAGTAATCAAATAATAAGTATTATATATTAATACatattatattatatactgtatattatattatattatagTAAGTGCTCCGAACATTGTTATAACATCGTTGACCATGTGGCTGATCCTCGTATAGACATCAGCAGCGACGTATCTAACCTTGGCTGCTGCCATTTATTCGAAGAAGGCGTGGTACacaaagcaaagaaaagaaatgcttgGTCTGTTATGCGCGTATAGCTCTTTGTGAGTTATATTAAATGTTTTCAATAAACTGAACGAGTCGCCTCTTGATCAGTCAAAATGTCTATGAAATACACCACCTGAAGAATCCAAATTTCCAATGTACCGTACGTGATGGAAATACATGGTCGCTGTTGAAGATGACTCGGCAGTAGACACAGCTCACAACAAGAAGCTCGGTTGTTGAGTTGTTGATTTTTGACGTGCCGTCATCATTAAGTGGCCTCTCATGGACGTTTTTTAGTACGGCGATGAGTCAGCGCGTTTTGTACCATTCCACATATGGAATAACAGCATTCACCTTCTCCTTGTACCCACAATTTTTCATGAGTACCTAGTGTTACAAACGGGGGGAGGGGGCGGAATGCTGCTGTTCTGTCGAATTCAGTTAATGCACTCCCTTTTTGTAAGGAACACTAATCAATATCCATAGAGATTAACGTTATCCACCTTGTTTCAAAACATGCATTTTCGTGCATGCTACGCATGCATTCGTCATACTACGCAAACATGTAAGATGTGTCCTACGCAATCATCCCCGTTTAAGACGGTCGTCGACTACGCCGCCACTTTCGTTAACTGCTTCGACTACATGGATACGGTTTCATCGGCCCTTTCAGAGGCCACTCAGCTCTTGCTAAATGACATGTGCAATATTGTTTAGCGTCACAGAGCAGGTTAGATGACCAAATACAATCAACAAAACCAACTGCATCGGAAAGCGATAACTGAACCGAGCAACAATAACAGAAacgattttgttttacattttgttcttttgataCTATTGGAAGAACATCGCTATGCTACCAACTGATTATACTATTGATCATTACGtctagaatttttctttttaaattttccgaCGATATAGGCTCTAGGCTAGCATCCATACTAGAAGGTATGGAATAAAGTATATTATATGCGGCACACGCTCTTGTACTACATAATACTCTTAATGTTTTGATGGTATATATTGATCGAGGAAATCCCGAACGTAGATTACTTCACAGGAAGACTGCAGTGAAATGAAGCCAAATTTGATGAATTTGTTGCTCTTCATTAGACGAGTAATCGCAGCTTCACTTTCGGGAGTGTGATCCCACTCGACTGTCATCGTCTGTAACAAAATCTATGTCCACGGTGACACGGCGATCATCGACGTTCTGAAAATGGACATCCAGTACTCTGAATGCGAGGCGATTCCGCAAATGATACGGTCCAGTTATTTGATAGATAAAGTCAAACAATTGGCCGTCGAAATCCGTTTTAATGCTGACGATCCCATAGAGAGTTCTCGTCTTCTGGAGCTGGAAAATTTGTCCGTTTTAGTGCGCGACCTAATCCGGGGCTTAAACGAGAGGTGTCGATCCTCAAAGGTGAGCAAGCCTATATCGGACTGGAATTGGCATGGTGTAATTCCAGATTTTATTACTCAGTTGGTAAGCAAAGTAAAACGCGTTCCTTCCCttatttcaaatgattttttctcCTATTCAACTATTGCGGTTCTACATGTTGTGACAACCGTACTTTGAATTCAACATAATTGATATTACAGCAAggtcatttgtttctttaacaATAGTTTTTTGAAGCAGCTTTTAACGGAACGACATGGGATGATGACTGGCATATTAATACCACTTACGACTCTGCATTGTAAACGTACAACGTATAGCGACGAATTTTGTTTGAACAAAGTAGCACTTGACCATATGACTTGCTGTTAGAGAATTGGCCAAGGGCTCTTGACTGACGggcaaacatttcaaattcttttctcaaaaaaacattcaaagtCTTGTTTAAATACCTGAAAATTCTTCTATGAATTTCGAAAATACGTGTCATGAAAAAATTTCTGCTTCTGGTTATCACTCAAGGTATACGTATACGCCTTCGGTGCTCTAGGAGCTTCTGGCTCCACCCTGTTTAGGAGGCTGAAATTTCGGGCTGCCAGTAAACACATTCCCACAGAAGATTGGGTGACAGTGGCGAGCCAGCTTATTGACATCCATGCAGTTGAACGGTGCATAAGTCATGAATAGCGATTATCGACTTCTATTACGCCAGTTAGCTCgtccacaattttttgttatagTGAGCTtggtgtttggttttcttttctatcagTTCATGGCAGTTGACGAATTTCAAATCATCCATTTCAAACATCGACAAGGAGGAAAGCTGTTAGAACTTGACCATTTTGAATCCACTTGTAGTCGTACGACTGACCAGAGAAGatcattaaaaaatcatttcctattCCATTTATGGAAATTTCTAGAGGGCGGATGGtgtgaaaaaatatttaaagccTTTTAAAAAACGCTGAGTAGACTTCCTTCGATCTACCCAGGTACGTTTAAAGTGAAGCCAAACATTTTACACTAGCGAAAAATAATATTCTTAAATTTGAATAAGGCTGGGTGGAACGTATTTATCACAATTTGACACAACACGATCGCGAAACTTGGATTATGATTAACAATACTTTAAACTTTGGAAGCCACATCGATTTCTGCAATGCAACAGAGATCATTCAAAATCGAAAGTTGGCCGACATATTCGCCATGACGTGGCGCTGGGTATAGACTACTACTAATGCAAAACTATTAGTTGAATTAGATATCAAACTATATTGCCTTTACAGTTACCACTACTAGATGACATGGTGGATGCGTTAATGTCGAGAGATTCGGACAGTTACATAATAGCTCGTGAAGCGGACGCCGTACGGGCGTGGCTGGCTAGCGATCGTGTTTTCCACATAATGAGAGATCATCCTACGCATTGCAGATTCATCGTTGGATGTTCGTTAACTTTTTTTCCgtacttgtttttttgctgttcctAATTCAATATCCTAATCAAATATTACGattaatataaaaaatatacGCAAATTGCACCCTGAACTTTTCCTCAATGCCACTGAGAGCCAATGGCTCCATAACAtttcgagcaaaaaaaaattcagtattTTCCCATCTATTAGGAAAATTTGGTAACAAAAAGGCAGAGAATTCGTGTCTGTTGTTCGAGTGCGTTTTTTGAGCGGATGGGCAAGACTCCTTAACACCTAGTTAAGTGCCACCCTAAGCAATCTGGATTGATCCAAGCCATGAGAAAGTACCGCTCTTCAATGGTTTGGAGGCCAGGCATGGGCTCTTGGACCAACAATGATATTTACTATTGGGCCACCTCAGCCGTTTGCGTAAGACAAGCCAACGTATGAcgccaaattttttttacccatttacaagatgaaaaacaaaaccccTGTTTGGTGCCAGATTACTTTTATTGGACGACAAAGCTATAGGCAGCTCACCTTACGGCTGCCACGGTGATGTCTGACGTGCAGTACACTAATGCTGTCATGATGTTTAATGATCCAAAACTAGGTGGATCGGCAGATGTGGTCGACGATGAGCGACGTGCTTAGAAACAAGGCGGAAAATCCTGGGTGAATAAAATCTCCGCAGTTACTGTACCACAGTTTGTCTCCTCGTTTAAATTCTCTTATGGCGCAAGCTCGTAAATACTCCGCAATAAGGGCATTGATGGAGTCCCATAAAACAACTCTTGTGTCCCTGTCAATTTCATAAAATCCTGTTTAGTGTTTAGACTGAAAGTAGGACCCAGTGGCCTAGACGGTGCTGTGTGGGACagtttttacttaaaaatgTGATGGATTTTCTCGTTGTACTTTTCAATCAAAGGCGAATAAACATTCTTGCTAGAAAAGGTTTGAGTGGTTCGACTTTGGCTTAACCAGACAATCTCTTGATGAGAATGGACAGTCAAACTCCGGTTGATCAAAGGCATCAACTCATTTCCCAGAAgattttcgaatttttcaaaatccaGGATGTTGCGTTTGTCTATATGGTGAGCTGTTACACCTAAATTGCAGAAATAAAGTAGTCTAAAGACAGTCGTCATCACACACGTAATATTTTTCTGCTGTGCATAGCATTGAACTGAAATTGGGGCTCTGGACTGACGAAACCTACCTAGAAGAATAAAGTCGGGTACTGAAATACCTTTGCTGCTTGATGCCCAACGTTTGAAATCAGCTATTAAATCTTCTTGGATGAGTGGGCGCCAGTAGAAGGAAACGATTAAGTTGTCCATCAACTTACTAGTCAGATTGCGGTCCTCGTGAAATGCAAACTCGGCATCCTTCGTCGAATTTCGTACAATCGTCCTATCGTAATCAGGGAGCCACTATAAACGAAAAATAGATTTGTGCccattaacaaaaaaaaaaaacataataaaaaagtgaaaaaaagacaaagggAATGTTTTTGATCAGCTAACCTGGGTAAAGCTAATAAAGTGTTGACGAACAGTCGAATCCCCAATGAAAGCGATATGAATGGGTAGTCTGTTTCTTTTAACCGATCTAGAATCCAAACACCGGACAAGGTCTTCCATTTTGCTTTCCCGTGCGAGAAACTGACGTCTTTCACATAAGGTACAGCCATCGCAAGACGAGAAATTGCAATTGATGTCGTAGCTGATAAGTTTTCTTATGCGAGAATAATTTCGATTGGAAAAATCGCCATCTTTACCGACCCGCTTGGCTGTATCAGACCCAGCGTCTTCGCTGAGCTCTAGTGGCACAGACGGATACTCCGCGTTCGCTAATTCTAAGGTAAATTCACCGTGTTTTTTTGACAGCCCAGGAAAGAATAACGAGTTTACGCCTGTGTTCTGCAAGATGAGCAGCGCCATAACCCATTTCGGGGAAGTCAACATATATATGCAGTTTTTTTCctgtaagaaaacaaaaagtgctTTCCTTGATACTAATTGCTGTGATCGTGTATGAACAGTGTATAACGAACAGTGTAGGATCACAACCTTCATAAGAAGGCTCTGTACTTTAATGAATTTcatatcattttaaaataatagaTTATGATTTGGGTTATGTGCTAACGTATGGGCTTTCACGTTTTTAGTTTTAGTTAACTTTACTTATTtacatatttattttgtattgAACGGACAACTGCGTAACTATATTCCTACCTTTATTATCGTGCCAAAAAAGACCGGAAGCGCAGGCTGGTCAGCTCCAATGTAAAGGGCGTTGTACAGTAGACTAGCGTGGAACTCCCAACTGACTCCGTGgg from Daphnia carinata strain CSIRO-1 chromosome 6, CSIRO_AGI_Dcar_HiC_V3, whole genome shotgun sequence harbors:
- the LOC130689715 gene encoding uncharacterized protein LOC130689715, giving the protein MLTSPKWVMALLILQNTGVNSLFFPGLSKKHGEFTLELANAEYPSVPLELSEDAGSDTAKRVGKDGDFSNRNYSRIRKLISYDINCNFSSCDGCTLCERRQFLARESKMEDLVRCLDSRSVKRNRLPIHIAFIGDSTVRQHFISFTQWLPDYDRTIVRNSTKDAEFAFHEDRNLTSKLMDNLIVSFYWRPLIQEDLIADFKRWASSSKGISVPDFILLGVTAHHIDKRNILDFEKFENLLGNELMPLINRSLTVHSHQEIVWLSQSRTTQTFSSKNVYSPLIEKYNEKIHHIFKDTRVVLWDSINALIAEYLRACAIREFKRGDKLWYSNCGDFIHPGFSALFLSTSLIVDHICRST
- the LOC130689516 gene encoding uncharacterized protein LOC130689516, which encodes MRYLKWLFNRCFSQRSVFLAFLGLAVIVLCMHVLPAVDLHYQFRRGNPFRDGYRGPFKSVCGHHADRRGPHQKVISYSFYGNLSSPVFASKYLKYFNETLQSVPTAYPGWVVRIYHNLTMDNDEGWKILENSIAFADHIDLCNATEVIKKLNLADLFAMTWRWLPLLDEMVDMLMSRDSDTAIITREEDAVREWLASDRNFHLMRDHPHHCVTFLGCCWGVKMIQYRPIIVDAAQKMFHENHQHEYDYDQKLLNRLFWPIAPTSMIAHDSFCCEKIPHSKPFPTERKDGLFVGRRMYTTDILETPCPQKCRPTNTTSEWTYC